A stretch of Crossiella cryophila DNA encodes these proteins:
- a CDS encoding TetR/AcrR family transcriptional regulator: MSPAERREDLIGAALELYSSRAPELVSIEDIITHADVSRALFYRYFGSLREVHVAALRTAVDELVDRLTRREPGTLIDQLRYALGVFVDVADTYATAYIALLRSGSVVATRDTDTLVDEVRHVAVREILDVTGVTEPSPFMLLTLRCWVAVVEGTLLIWLQDRDHSREELIDWLIDQLAAMTAATATRDPVTAALLTRIAPDV; encoded by the coding sequence TCGGCGCCGCACTGGAGCTGTACAGCAGCCGGGCGCCGGAACTGGTGTCGATCGAGGACATCATCACCCACGCCGACGTGTCCAGAGCACTGTTCTACCGCTACTTCGGCAGCCTGCGCGAGGTGCACGTGGCCGCGCTGCGCACCGCGGTGGACGAGCTGGTGGACCGGCTGACCCGGCGCGAGCCCGGCACGCTGATCGATCAGCTCCGCTACGCCCTCGGCGTGTTCGTCGACGTCGCCGACACCTACGCCACCGCCTACATCGCGTTGCTGCGCAGTGGATCCGTGGTCGCCACCAGGGACACCGACACGCTGGTCGACGAGGTCCGGCACGTCGCGGTGCGGGAGATCCTGGACGTCACCGGGGTCACCGAGCCGAGCCCGTTCATGCTGCTGACCCTGCGCTGCTGGGTCGCGGTGGTCGAGGGCACCCTGCTGATCTGGTTGCAGGACCGCGATCACAGCCGTGAGGAACTGATCGACTGGTTGATCGACCAGCTGGCCGCGATGACCGCGGCCACCGCCACCCGCGACCCCGTCACCGCCGCACTGCTGACCCGGATCGCCCCGGACGTCTGA